The Coleofasciculaceae cyanobacterium genome has a segment encoding these proteins:
- a CDS encoding FAD binding domain-containing protein, whose amino-acid sequence MDLYSVETYLRPKSLTEVSDWQPDWNWLAGGTWIFNEVQPQVKTLVDMQQFNWSEIEVTPQGLLIGATCIQNDLLDFSFPIPWSATKALKDAVRELASFKLSHTATVGGNICLALSASTFIPAMIVLNASYEIWRPNNHEPYFVDAVNFQTAPQQTVLQPGEVLRRIKIPISNLSQWQTSFKRMAVCTAGYAIAIVVTAYHPQTQQVRFGIGGSVKSPCLIEFDSVPTPEQIVGAIHKMPLHIYIDDERSGATYRRQVTQVLMQRGITELTTGINGKRRY is encoded by the coding sequence ATGGATTTGTATAGCGTTGAAACCTATCTGCGACCGAAATCATTAACAGAAGTATCAGATTGGCAACCTGACTGGAATTGGCTGGCTGGCGGTACCTGGATTTTTAACGAAGTCCAACCCCAGGTCAAAACCCTGGTGGATATGCAGCAGTTTAACTGGTCAGAAATAGAAGTTACCCCCCAAGGCTTATTGATCGGGGCAACCTGCATTCAAAACGATTTGCTAGACTTCTCTTTTCCCATACCCTGGTCGGCAACAAAAGCCCTAAAAGATGCAGTGAGAGAACTAGCTTCTTTTAAGTTATCCCATACTGCTACGGTGGGAGGGAACATTTGTTTGGCATTAAGTGCCAGTACTTTTATCCCGGCGATGATTGTCTTGAATGCCAGCTATGAAATTTGGCGACCTAACAACCACGAACCTTATTTTGTAGATGCAGTTAATTTTCAAACCGCACCACAACAGACAGTTTTGCAGCCAGGGGAAGTATTACGCAGAATTAAAATTCCCATCTCGAATCTATCGCAGTGGCAGACTAGCTTTAAACGGATGGCGGTCTGTACGGCAGGATATGCGATCGCGATCGTGGTAACAGCTTATCATCCCCAAACCCAGCAAGTCAGGTTCGGCATTGGCGGTAGTGTAAAATCGCCGTGTTTAATTGAATTTGATAGCGTACCAACCCCCGAACAAATCGTCGGGGCGATTCACAAAATGCCCTTACACATCTACATCGATGATGAACGAAGTGGTGCAACATATCGTCGTCAGGTCACTCAGGTGTTGATGCAGCGAGGAATTACTGAACTAACCACAGGGATAAATGGAAAACGCCGATATTAA
- a CDS encoding adenosine deaminase has product MKEFIRDLPKAELHLHIEGTLEPEMMFELAQRNNIDIPYKSVSEVKEAYNFEDLQSFLNIYYQGSEVLQQEQDFYDLTWAYLEKAASQNVRHTEIFFDPQSHTDRGIAFETIYQGIYRALQAGKDRLGISSQLILSFLRHLSAEQAFATLEQALPYKDNILAVGLDSAEQGNPPAKFKAVFDRAQAEGFLTVAHAGEEGPPEYIWEAIDLLNVSRIDHGVRSMEDLKLVDYLANKQIPLTVCPLSNVELKVFDSMAKHNLKKLLDLGICVTVNSDDPSYFGGYIAENYQAAQSALNLTKQELYQLAKNSFQASFLTPESKHKLIAELDDYYQRSSTQIAKS; this is encoded by the coding sequence ATGAAAGAATTCATCCGAGACTTACCTAAAGCAGAACTACATCTACATATTGAAGGTACACTTGAGCCAGAAATGATGTTTGAATTGGCTCAACGTAACAATATAGATATACCCTATAAATCGGTGTCAGAAGTAAAAGAAGCCTATAATTTTGAGGATCTACAATCTTTTCTTAACATCTATTATCAGGGGTCGGAAGTATTACAGCAAGAACAAGACTTTTACGATTTAACCTGGGCATATCTGGAAAAAGCTGCCAGTCAAAATGTGCGACATACGGAAATATTTTTCGATCCGCAATCTCATACAGATCGAGGTATTGCCTTTGAAACCATCTATCAAGGAATTTATCGAGCCTTACAGGCTGGTAAAGATCGACTTGGCATCTCCAGTCAGTTGATTCTCTCTTTTCTGCGCCATCTTAGTGCCGAACAGGCATTTGCCACCTTAGAACAGGCACTACCTTATAAAGATAATATTCTCGCAGTTGGTTTAGATTCTGCCGAACAAGGTAATCCTCCTGCTAAATTTAAAGCAGTTTTTGATCGCGCTCAAGCAGAAGGGTTTTTAACCGTTGCTCATGCAGGAGAAGAAGGGCCACCCGAATATATCTGGGAAGCGATCGATTTACTAAATGTATCGCGGATCGATCATGGTGTTCGCTCGATGGAAGACTTGAAATTAGTCGATTATTTGGCAAATAAGCAAATTCCTTTAACCGTCTGTCCCCTCTCTAATGTTGAGCTTAAAGTGTTTGACTCGATGGCAAAACATAATCTAAAAAAACTTTTAGATTTGGGGATCTGCGTCACGGTAAATTCTGATGATCCTTCCTATTTTGGCGGTTATATTGCTGAGAATTATCAAGCAGCACAGTCAGCTTTGAATTTAACTAAACAAGAGCTTTATCAGTTGGCCAAAAATTCTTTTCAAGCTTCTTTCTTGACACCAGAATCTAAGCATAAGCTAATTGCTGAGTTGGATGATTATTATCAGAGATCTTCAACCCAAATAGCTAAAAGCTAA
- the rplT gene encoding 50S ribosomal protein L20 gives MSRVKRGNVARKRRKKILKLAKGFRGSHSKLFRTANQQVMKALRNAYRDRRKRKRDFRRLWITRINAAARMNGLSYSKLTHQLKKAEVGLNRKMLAQLAMVDPQAFEKVAEVAKSAD, from the coding sequence ATGAGTAGAGTCAAACGGGGTAATGTTGCCCGCAAACGTCGTAAAAAAATCCTGAAGCTGGCTAAAGGCTTCCGTGGTTCTCATTCCAAACTATTTCGTACTGCTAATCAGCAGGTAATGAAGGCATTGCGTAATGCCTATCGCGATCGCCGTAAGCGCAAACGTGATTTTCGCCGTCTCTGGATTACTCGCATCAATGCAGCAGCCAGAATGAACGGTTTAAGCTACAGCAAGTTAACTCACCAACTAAAAAAAGCTGAAGTAGGTTTAAATCGTAAAATGTTAGCCCAGCTAGCTATGGTAGATCCTCAAGCCTTTGAAAAAGTAGCCGAAGTAGCTAAATCGGCAGACTAA
- the rpmI gene encoding 50S ribosomal protein L35, with protein MPKLKTKKSAAKRFRITGSGKKIMRRKAFKNHLLERKSKERTRRRLSNMAVVHETDEKAVRIMMPYS; from the coding sequence ATGCCTAAGCTCAAAACTAAAAAGTCTGCTGCCAAGCGTTTTCGCATTACTGGCAGTGGCAAAAAAATCATGCGTCGCAAGGCGTTTAAGAATCACCTACTAGAACGTAAAAGCAAAGAGCGTACTCGTCGTCGATTATCTAACATGGCTGTAGTACACGAGACTGACGAAAAAGCAGTACGCATCATGATGCCCTACAGCTAA
- a CDS encoding SWIM zinc finger family protein, which translates to MINFEVEKQEWWVERWLDLLNSYRFKKRLERGRSYAREGNVLNMEFTDSRAKAVVQGSDAEPYRVSLSLDSFSNEDWDFVITKMSEKAVFSAQLLAGEMPETIEAVFTASGLSLFPFTLNEVRSRCSCPDKANPCKHIAAVYYQLGDRFSEDPFIIFQLRGRTKNQIIERLRQIRSQKAKATKTTTQPTIVTTINSATATANDAGVKTKGFWQYNESLESSLVAIVPPMEQKTILDLLGAMPLPPADAAAVQQYLTQIYQTTGQQALMSALNKL; encoded by the coding sequence ATGATTAACTTTGAAGTAGAAAAGCAGGAATGGTGGGTAGAGCGATGGTTAGATTTGCTCAACTCCTATCGATTTAAAAAGCGTTTGGAAAGAGGGCGAAGCTATGCTAGAGAAGGCAATGTTCTCAACATGGAGTTTACTGATTCTAGAGCTAAAGCAGTAGTGCAAGGAAGTGATGCTGAACCCTATCGAGTATCTTTGTCCTTAGACTCTTTTAGTAACGAAGACTGGGATTTTGTCATTACCAAAATGTCGGAGAAGGCGGTTTTCTCGGCGCAACTCCTAGCAGGGGAAATGCCCGAAACTATCGAGGCTGTATTTACCGCCAGCGGTTTGAGCTTATTTCCTTTTACCCTCAACGAAGTACGCTCTCGGTGTAGCTGCCCCGATAAAGCTAATCCTTGTAAGCATATTGCAGCGGTTTACTATCAATTAGGCGATCGCTTTAGTGAAGATCCTTTTATTATTTTTCAGTTAAGAGGGCGGACTAAAAATCAAATTATTGAACGTTTACGCCAAATTCGTAGTCAAAAAGCCAAGGCTACTAAAACAACTACCCAACCAACAATAGTTACAACCATCAATTCGGCTACAGCTACAGCCAATGACGCGGGAGTCAAAACTAAGGGCTTTTGGCAATATAACGAATCTTTGGAATCTAGCTTAGTTGCGATCGTGCCACCAATGGAGCAGAAAACAATTTTAGATCTTTTAGGAGCAATGCCTCTACCTCCTGCTGATGCCGCAGCAGTTCAGCAATATCTAACTCAGATATATCAAACTACAGGACAACAGGCTCTTATGTCGGCATTGAATAAGCTTTAA
- a CDS encoding M15 family metallopeptidase, producing the protein MDEIEIPEAIRENVEQPKKSGFTLSIPLILGIILCLGIVGLVSVWLFSFSNKSARQTIDHSLELRSSQPEVKLEQPQKTAVTSPQAETKPEKQPGKGDLLGHLPYNVAPRSQLKTITADGSLTMRSAAAKKFLQMQAAAKADGVILVPISAFRDAKTQEQLFFGVKEQKVQDATKRAEVSAPPGYSEHHTGYAVDLGDGNAPATNLETEFAETAAFRWLEQNALKYSFELSFPLGNKQGVSYEPWHWRFVGDRDSLETFYKVRQ; encoded by the coding sequence ATGGACGAAATTGAAATTCCAGAGGCGATAAGAGAGAATGTAGAGCAACCGAAAAAATCAGGATTCACCCTGTCTATACCCCTAATATTAGGCATAATATTGTGTCTTGGCATAGTGGGATTAGTATCGGTATGGTTATTTTCATTTTCCAATAAGTCGGCTCGACAAACAATTGACCATTCTCTTGAATTGAGATCTTCCCAGCCTGAAGTCAAACTAGAACAACCACAAAAAACTGCCGTTACTTCTCCTCAGGCTGAAACAAAACCAGAAAAACAGCCTGGCAAAGGAGATCTCTTAGGTCATTTACCCTATAATGTTGCTCCCAGATCGCAATTAAAGACAATCACGGCTGATGGTAGCTTGACAATGCGCTCTGCTGCTGCCAAAAAATTTCTGCAAATGCAGGCTGCTGCTAAAGCTGATGGAGTAATCTTAGTTCCTATTTCTGCCTTCCGTGATGCCAAGACTCAAGAACAACTATTTTTTGGAGTAAAAGAACAAAAAGTACAGGATGCTACTAAACGCGCCGAAGTTAGCGCGCCTCCTGGCTATAGCGAACATCATACAGGCTATGCGGTCGATCTTGGAGATGGTAATGCTCCTGCAACTAATCTGGAGACGGAATTTGCTGAAACTGCTGCCTTTCGTTGGTTAGAGCAAAATGCCTTAAAATATAGTTTTGAGCTATCTTTTCCTCTCGGTAATAAACAGGGAGTCAGTTATGAACCCTGGCACTGGAGATTTGTAGGCGATCGCGATAGTTTAGAAACTTTTTATAAGGTGAGACAATAG
- a CDS encoding NAD-dependent malic enzyme — MVDLNPSASFSLKIELEIPNRPGALASVMSIIAQFGGSLGDIVLLQRNLKYTQRELMIDASSTEQGDQIIEAIKSLPRVKIISYSDRTFAIHQGGKISVESKLPLNSQSDLAMAYTPGVGRICRAIAEQPERVYDLTIKGNTVAVVTDGSAVLGLGNLGAAASLPVMEGKALLFKEFAGIDAFPIALDTQDTEEIIKAVKEFSPVFGGINLEDIAAPRCFEIEHRLRQELDIPVFHDDQHGTAIVVLAALYNALKLVGKEIAEVKIVINGAGAAGIAIALLLRKAGANKIVICDSKGIIDHQREDLNEQKQKFAVAESGNLADAMKNADIFLGVSAPGVVTPEMVHTMAEQPIVFAMANPIPEIQPELVYDNVAVMATGRSDYPNQINNVLAFPGVFRGALNCRASAITTNMYLEAAKAIATLIDDTDLDREHIIPSVFDPRVATAVAQAVYLAAQQDNVAQKTNN; from the coding sequence ATGGTAGATTTAAACCCTAGTGCCAGCTTTAGCTTAAAGATCGAGTTAGAAATTCCCAATCGCCCTGGTGCATTAGCTTCAGTAATGAGTATCATTGCTCAATTTGGTGGTAGTTTAGGCGATATTGTACTGTTACAGCGTAATCTTAAATATACTCAGCGAGAATTAATGATTGATGCTTCTAGCACCGAACAGGGAGATCAAATCATTGAGGCGATCAAAAGCTTACCTCGGGTTAAGATAATCAGCTATAGCGATCGCACCTTTGCCATTCATCAGGGCGGGAAAATTAGCGTTGAGAGTAAATTACCGCTAAATTCTCAGTCAGATTTGGCTATGGCATATACTCCAGGAGTTGGTAGGATCTGTCGAGCGATCGCCGAACAGCCAGAACGGGTTTATGATTTAACCATTAAAGGTAATACTGTGGCTGTGGTGACTGATGGTAGCGCAGTTTTGGGGTTAGGCAACTTAGGTGCGGCAGCATCTTTGCCAGTTATGGAAGGCAAGGCTTTATTATTTAAAGAATTCGCGGGAATCGATGCTTTTCCCATCGCTCTCGATACTCAAGATACGGAAGAAATAATTAAAGCAGTTAAAGAATTTTCTCCCGTGTTTGGCGGGATAAATTTAGAAGATATTGCTGCACCGCGCTGTTTTGAGATCGAACACAGATTAAGACAAGAGCTTGATATTCCAGTTTTTCATGACGATCAGCATGGAACAGCCATTGTCGTCTTGGCAGCTTTGTATAATGCGCTTAAATTAGTCGGTAAGGAAATAGCTGAGGTGAAGATTGTGATTAATGGGGCGGGGGCTGCTGGCATTGCGATCGCCTTACTCCTGCGTAAAGCAGGAGCTAACAAGATTGTAATTTGTGACTCCAAAGGAATTATCGACCATCAGCGTGAAGATCTAAACGAGCAAAAGCAAAAGTTTGCTGTAGCCGAGAGCGGTAACTTGGCTGATGCCATGAAAAATGCTGATATCTTTTTAGGGGTTAGTGCGCCAGGAGTTGTCACTCCCGAAATGGTACATACAATGGCAGAACAACCAATTGTATTTGCGATGGCAAATCCAATTCCCGAAATTCAGCCCGAACTTGTTTATGATAACGTAGCAGTGATGGCAACAGGTCGAAGCGATTATCCTAACCAAATCAATAATGTGTTAGCCTTTCCTGGAGTTTTCCGTGGTGCATTAAACTGTAGAGCTTCGGCGATTACCACAAATATGTACCTGGAAGCTGCCAAAGCGATCGCTACTTTAATTGATGATACCGATCTTGACCGAGAGCATATTATTCCTTCAGTGTTCGATCCCCGGGTGGCAACAGCAGTAGCTCAGGCAGTATATCTAGCTGCCCAACAAGACAATGTTGCCCAAAAAACCAATAACTAG
- the trmB gene encoding tRNA (guanosine(46)-N7)-methyltransferase TrmB codes for MPIRIRQHVNPLTRKFQQPILIPNWQEVYARNERPWHLDIGSARGKFLLDMAQLNPEVNFLGIEIRQQLVNSANQTRDELGLTNLHYLFGNMNSSAKILLESLPENSLKTISVQFPDPWFKKKHHKRRVIQPELVTILVSHLLEGGQVFIQSDIEAVAVEMRDRFAANPLLIQQHTTTWLDANPLPVPTERELYVLNQHLPVYRVLYDKSATEEFKD; via the coding sequence ATGCCTATTCGTATTCGCCAGCACGTTAATCCTTTGACTCGTAAGTTTCAGCAGCCGATCTTGATACCAAATTGGCAGGAAGTTTATGCCCGAAACGAGCGCCCTTGGCATTTGGATATTGGCTCGGCGCGGGGTAAATTCTTATTGGATATGGCGCAGCTTAACCCAGAGGTTAATTTTCTGGGTATCGAAATTCGCCAGCAGTTAGTTAATTCTGCTAATCAAACTCGAGATGAATTAGGTTTAACCAATCTACACTATTTATTTGGCAACATGAATAGTTCAGCCAAGATATTGCTAGAATCTTTGCCAGAAAATAGTTTAAAGACAATCTCAGTTCAGTTTCCCGATCCCTGGTTTAAGAAAAAACACCACAAACGCCGAGTAATACAGCCAGAGTTAGTGACAATTTTGGTCTCTCACTTGCTCGAAGGAGGGCAAGTATTCATACAGTCAGACATAGAGGCAGTGGCGGTAGAAATGCGCGATCGCTTTGCTGCCAATCCTTTATTAATTCAGCAGCACACTACGACTTGGCTTGATGCTAACCCTTTGCCAGTGCCGACAGAAAGAGAATTATATGTATTAAATCAACATCTACCTGTGTATCGAGTTTTATATGACAAATCAGCAACAGAAGAATTTAAGGATTGA
- a CDS encoding DUF4330 domain-containing protein, with protein MKIIDSKGRLFGKLSILDLAAACVILLVVVGVFFFPGTPLTNSLVAQTKEKPIEVKVLVRGLSVANYDALAQEFTEEQADVVIRNQPAGKVEIVSSKVLPRTTVVPQPDGTVKALRDPRPEIEMIRDIVVTLASRAEVTDTGYVLDGSKKIKIGSSIQLQGNIYDFSGTVVAIDTKES; from the coding sequence ATGAAGATTATTGATTCTAAAGGAAGACTATTTGGTAAGTTGAGCATTCTTGACTTGGCTGCTGCCTGTGTAATTTTATTGGTTGTTGTCGGTGTTTTCTTTTTCCCAGGTACGCCTCTAACTAATAGCCTTGTCGCTCAAACCAAAGAAAAACCGATTGAAGTCAAAGTATTAGTTAGAGGATTAAGCGTGGCTAATTATGATGCTTTAGCCCAAGAATTTACAGAAGAACAAGCAGATGTTGTGATTCGTAATCAACCAGCAGGAAAAGTCGAAATAGTTTCTAGCAAGGTTTTGCCGAGAACAACTGTTGTCCCGCAGCCAGACGGCACGGTAAAAGCTCTTCGAGATCCGCGTCCAGAAATAGAAATGATCAGAGATATTGTAGTTACTTTAGCTAGTAGAGCCGAAGTAACTGATACTGGTTATGTATTAGACGGTAGTAAAAAAATTAAAATAGGTTCATCAATTCAGTTACAGGGTAATATCTACGACTTTAGCGGTACAGTGGTTGCCATAGATACTAAAGAATCTTAA
- a CDS encoding TerB family tellurite resistance protein, producing the protein MSQITENNNQDLFEILVAVAWIDGEIQPEEREFLEKIAAEQNLKSSTEVKELLTNYQATSSEQCYKLLEKHLGSNPNPEDYTNLLSAVSHLIYSDNDIATEEASLLTQIQNLDPQNRKKHSVFDKVIGKIQKLYQAGLKNQ; encoded by the coding sequence ATGAGTCAAATAACCGAAAATAACAATCAAGACTTATTTGAAATTTTAGTAGCAGTCGCCTGGATTGATGGAGAAATTCAGCCAGAAGAAAGAGAGTTTTTAGAAAAAATTGCAGCCGAACAAAATCTAAAATCGTCAACAGAAGTGAAAGAATTATTGACTAACTATCAAGCTACATCTTCCGAACAATGTTATAAACTGCTCGAAAAACATTTGGGTTCAAATCCTAATCCAGAAGACTATACAAATTTGTTGTCGGCTGTCAGCCACCTAATTTATAGCGATAACGACATTGCTACAGAAGAAGCTTCTTTGTTGACTCAGATTCAAAATCTCGATCCTCAGAATCGGAAAAAGCATTCTGTGTTTGATAAAGTAATTGGAAAAATTCAAAAACTCTATCAGGCAGGACTAAAAAATCAGTAA
- a CDS encoding sugar ABC transporter permease produces MTKINPISSWLDRDSVAAGIFLTPASILLGIFLFYPIAYLLYLSFTTGSFTVAGIQWIGWRNYLRLFTDADFWQVIGNTAYFTIATVIPTILIPLGLAVLLNRSLAWRGVLRAAYFIPSITSLVAVGLAFRWLFQTDGLVNDLLITWGIEPISWLSSTVWAMPVLILLSSWKQLGFNLVVFIAGLQIIPQSHYEAAELDGANDWAKFLYITIPGLKPTLVFAVLTTAIFTLRSFEQVYIITGGGPLNSTNLLVYYIYEQAFSRFEFGYAAAAAVILLMIAAVFVYFYLRIWNEE; encoded by the coding sequence ATGACTAAAATAAACCCGATCTCTTCTTGGCTCGATCGCGATTCTGTAGCTGCGGGGATATTTCTTACTCCAGCGTCGATCTTGTTAGGAATTTTTTTGTTTTATCCTATCGCCTATTTACTGTATCTCAGCTTTACTACTGGTAGCTTTACCGTTGCGGGAATCCAATGGATCGGCTGGCGCAATTATCTCAGGTTGTTTACCGATGCGGACTTTTGGCAAGTAATTGGCAACACCGCTTATTTTACTATTGCCACGGTTATTCCAACTATACTTATTCCTCTAGGATTAGCTGTTTTACTCAATCGTTCCCTTGCTTGGCGAGGAGTTTTGCGGGCAGCCTATTTCATTCCCTCAATTACATCTTTGGTTGCTGTAGGATTGGCTTTTCGCTGGTTATTTCAAACCGATGGACTAGTTAATGATTTATTGATTACATGGGGCATAGAACCGATTTCTTGGCTAAGTAGCACTGTGTGGGCGATGCCAGTCCTAATTTTATTAAGTAGCTGGAAGCAGTTGGGCTTTAATCTAGTGGTATTTATTGCGGGGTTACAAATTATTCCTCAGTCTCATTACGAAGCTGCTGAATTAGATGGGGCAAATGATTGGGCAAAGTTTTTGTATATAACCATTCCAGGCCTAAAGCCTACTCTAGTTTTTGCTGTTTTAACCACCGCTATTTTTACTCTGCGAAGTTTTGAACAGGTATATATTATTACTGGAGGAGGTCCGTTAAACTCAACTAATCTGTTGGTTTATTATATTTATGAACAGGCTTTTTCTCGCTTTGAATTTGGTTATGCAGCAGCAGCAGCAGTCATTTTATTGATGATTGCTGCGGTGTTTGTTTATTTTTATTTACGTATCTGGAACGAAGAATAG
- a CDS encoding DNA cytosine methyltransferase produces MNIISFFAGCGGLDLGFAQAGFKTVWANEWDREIWQTYELNHSDTHLDRRDIRKISSSDIPECIGIVGGPPCQSWSEAGKQKGIKDDRGRLFLEYIRILQDKQPLFFLTENVSGMLHMKHEQVLKNIIAALEEAGYQVRFKLLDAVNFGVPQNRKRVIFVGLRQDLGQVFDFEAIKQREALTLQDAIWDLKESTLAAKEKNKPNQACLIANHEYATGGFSSMYMSRNRVRSWHEPSFTIQASSRHAPIHPQANKMINVGRDKFIFDSNSPGFYRRLSIRECARIQTFPDDFIYCYQNLNAGYKMIGNAVPVNLSRALASAIKEQLLSPQAASRQQIYQPRQFKSKFEYYLG; encoded by the coding sequence TTGAATATAATCTCCTTTTTTGCCGGATGTGGCGGTTTAGATTTAGGCTTTGCTCAAGCTGGATTTAAAACTGTTTGGGCCAACGAATGGGATCGAGAAATTTGGCAAACATATGAACTAAATCACTCCGATACTCATTTAGATCGAAGAGACATTAGAAAAATCTCTTCTTCAGACATTCCCGAATGTATTGGTATTGTCGGAGGGCCACCTTGCCAAAGCTGGAGTGAAGCAGGAAAGCAAAAAGGTATTAAAGACGATCGTGGCCGCTTGTTTCTCGAATATATTCGCATTTTACAAGATAAACAGCCTTTGTTCTTCTTAACCGAAAATGTTTCAGGAATGCTACATATGAAGCACGAACAGGTTCTTAAAAATATTATTGCAGCCTTGGAAGAGGCAGGATATCAGGTAAGGTTTAAATTACTCGATGCAGTCAATTTTGGCGTACCTCAAAACAGAAAGCGAGTCATATTTGTTGGTTTGCGCCAAGATCTCGGGCAAGTATTTGATTTCGAGGCGATTAAGCAACGAGAAGCACTAACTCTTCAAGATGCAATTTGGGACTTAAAAGAATCAACCTTAGCAGCCAAAGAAAAAAATAAACCTAATCAAGCTTGTCTAATTGCCAATCATGAATATGCGACTGGTGGTTTTTCGAGTATGTATATGTCTCGTAATCGGGTACGGTCTTGGCACGAACCATCTTTTACTATTCAAGCTAGCAGTCGCCATGCGCCAATCCATCCCCAAGCTAACAAAATGATTAATGTCGGGCGGGATAAATTTATTTTCGATTCTAATTCCCCTGGCTTTTATCGTCGTTTATCAATTAGAGAATGCGCTCGAATTCAGACGTTTCCTGATGATTTTATTTATTGCTATCAAAATCTTAATGCAGGTTATAAAATGATTGGCAATGCTGTTCCTGTCAATTTGAGTAGAGCTTTAGCTAGCGCAATTAAAGAGCAATTATTGTCGCCTCAAGCAGCTAGTAGACAGCAGATATACCAGCCCAGACAATTTAAATCTAAATTTGAATATTACCTGGGTTAA
- a CDS encoding low-complexity tail membrane protein, translating into MFNVMRSEPFLWIHLVGIALFPALVGVTLIGLAVGNSFAYFIELPLLAAIAILPILLMQLSRPFDIFSVLIFSVKPEYLTEDQRKILALFETFKQKIISVITAGIMLFLLWLLYSLSPLAIAIAGFIPQWRILGLAIAAIGFLASNLFVQVPISVLLVLLTKESKLAQLEPYSREKIEHNFTIPGFKVSKILWFGKSSSEVQEVS; encoded by the coding sequence ATGTTTAATGTAATGCGTTCTGAACCTTTTTTATGGATTCATTTGGTGGGAATAGCTCTGTTTCCCGCCTTGGTAGGAGTAACTTTAATCGGTTTAGCTGTTGGAAATAGTTTTGCTTATTTCATTGAGCTGCCTCTGCTGGCAGCGATCGCCATATTGCCTATACTATTGATGCAGCTAAGTCGCCCGTTTGATATTTTTAGCGTTTTAATTTTCTCTGTTAAACCTGAATATTTAACCGAAGACCAAAGAAAAATATTAGCTTTATTTGAAACATTTAAACAAAAAATAATTAGCGTAATTACAGCAGGAATCATGCTTTTCTTGTTATGGTTACTGTATAGTTTGTCTCCTTTAGCTATAGCTATAGCTGGCTTTATACCCCAGTGGCGTATTTTAGGATTAGCGATCGCCGCTATCGGCTTTTTAGCCAGCAATCTTTTTGTTCAAGTGCCTATTAGCGTTTTATTGGTTTTACTAACCAAAGAATCAAAGTTGGCTCAACTAGAGCCATATTCCAGGGAAAAAATCGAGCATAATTTTACCATACCTGGATTTAAAGTAAGCAAAATACTGTGGTTTGGGAAATCATCATCTGAAGTTCAAGAAGTAAGCTAA